From a region of the Solanum stenotomum isolate F172 chromosome 2, ASM1918654v1, whole genome shotgun sequence genome:
- the LOC125856730 gene encoding uncharacterized protein LOC125856730, whose product MEAVFEEYAAFEKKVKRSVYIDNLSPLAKESVIKAALDQFENVIQVTLIRTYLELKGMGRAALVEMQNADEAKIIISEIRNSPFMISSMPRPVRARPAVVEMFDDRPRKPDRTIMCYWLKSNEPDFEVATKMKRTVRKHAKEANFLLKGQLEEEEQLAKEQSESLNAIYNKYELVQHVFNSGTATRLAKHYKMRTDVRQ is encoded by the exons ATGGAAGCTGTATTTGAAGAGTATGCTGCCTTTGAGAAAAAAGTGAAACGAAGCGTCTATATTGACAATCTTTCACCTTTGGCTAAGGAGTCTGTTATCAAAGCTGCACTTGATCAGTTCGAAAATGTAATTCAAGTCACGTTAATTCGAACCTACCTTGAACTAAAAGGGATGGGACGAGCTGCTTTAGTTGAGATGCAGAATGCAGATGAGGCAAAAATAATCATCTCTGAGATACGAAATTCCCCTTTCATGATCTCGAGCATGCCAAGACCTGTTAGGGCACGTCCTGCTGTAGTTGAGATGTTTGATGATCGCCCAAGGAAACCTGATAGGACGATAATGTGCTACTGGTTGAAATCCAATGAACCTGATTTTGAAGTGGCCACGAAGATGAAGCGTACAGTTAGGAAACATGCAAAAGAAGCCAATTTCTTGCTCAAG GGTCAATTAGAGGAGGAAGAACAACTAGCAAAAGAGCAGTCAGAGTCCTTGAACGCAATCTACAATAAGTATGAACTCGTTCAGCATGTCTTTAACAGTGGAACTGCTACGCGATTGGCAAAGCATTATAAAATGCGTACTGATGTTCGCCAGTAA